From the genome of Prevotella herbatica, one region includes:
- a CDS encoding porin family protein translates to MKKILFAAMLMFASTSFAQHAIGSLTIQPKVGLSIANITKGDNNDPRWSGVAGAEFEYQATDMFSISAGALYSMQGAKNSGTTVKLDYINVPILANVYVAKGLAIKLGIQPGFNVNSKVSGNEGIFTYSSSFDAKTLDLSIPVGISYEYNNFVIDGRYNWGTTKIIDGSDSKNSVFQVTLGYKFEL, encoded by the coding sequence ATGAAAAAGATTTTATTCGCAGCAATGTTGATGTTTGCTTCAACATCCTTTGCACAACATGCTATCGGTTCATTAACTATTCAACCAAAGGTTGGTTTAAGCATAGCAAACATTACGAAGGGTGACAACAACGATCCACGATGGAGTGGCGTCGCTGGTGCAGAGTTTGAGTATCAGGCTACGGACATGTTCTCGATAAGTGCCGGTGCTCTTTATTCTATGCAAGGTGCTAAAAACAGTGGGACAACAGTAAAGTTAGATTATATCAATGTCCCAATTCTTGCAAATGTTTATGTAGCAAAAGGTCTTGCCATTAAACTTGGTATCCAACCTGGTTTTAATGTAAACAGCAAGGTCTCTGGAAATGAAGGAATTTTTACTTATTCTAGCAGCTTTGACGCAAAGACTCTTGATCTTTCAATTCCAGTAGGTATTTCTTATGAATACAATAACTTTGTCATTGACGGTCGCTACAATTGGGGTACAACCAAGATTATTGATGGTTCAGACTCAAAAAACAGCGTATTTCAGGTTACACTTGGTTACAAATTTGAGTTGTAA